GGGAAATCCCGCTAGCGGATTTCAGCTGGGGTCGCCTGCAGCCGGGGATGTTATTGGAGGAGGGAGAGGCACCCTTTCCGCGGCTGGAGAAGTTGGCGGAAGCCGCCGCACCGGAGCCCATGGAAGAGGAGCCTGTAAACGTAATCACCTTCGATGACTTTCAGAAGGTGGACCTGCGGGTGGCGGAAGTGCGGGCGGCGGAGAAGGTGGCCGGGACGGAGAAGCTGCTCAAGCTGCGGATTTCGCTGGGGGCCGAGGAGCGTCAGATAGTGGCCGGCATCGCGCAGCACTATGGTCCGGGAGAGCTCATCGGCAGGCGGATTGTGGTGGTGACCAACCTGCAGCCGGTGAAGATCAGGGG
The DNA window shown above is from Candidatus Neomarinimicrobiota bacterium and carries:
- the metG gene encoding methionine--tRNA ligase subunit beta — protein: EIPLADFSWGRLQPGMLLEEGEAPFPRLEKLAEAAAPEPMEEEPVNVITFDDFQKVDLRVAEVRAAEKVAGTEKLLKLRISLGAEERQIVAGIAQHYGPGELIGRRIVVVTNLQPVKIRGEESRGMLLAAEGKDGRLVLATVDDPEMEPGLKVG